Proteins found in one Sinorhizobium fredii USDA 257 genomic segment:
- a CDS encoding BON domain-containing protein, which yields MAWWIPGSRDVINGIAVTPPEQDAPILVEEAVRLALEKDPLVDAAQVRVGVRRRVVRLTGWTKTEAIRAAAEADAWFVFSVDDVINEIEVGS from the coding sequence TTGGCATGGTGGATCCCGGGTAGTCGCGACGTCATCAACGGAATTGCCGTCACGCCGCCGGAACAGGATGCACCGATCCTCGTCGAAGAGGCCGTGCGTCTGGCGCTGGAGAAGGACCCTCTGGTCGATGCTGCGCAGGTCCGGGTCGGCGTTCGCCGCCGCGTCGTTCGCCTGACCGGATGGACGAAAACTGAAGCGATCCGCGCCGCCGCCGAGGCGGATGCCTGGTTCGTATTCAGTGTCGATGACGTCATCAACGAGATCGAGGTCGGATCGTAG
- a CDS encoding class I SAM-dependent methyltransferase, translating to MLLVFHFPDASFDVVLCQLGLQFFPDRLRALREMRRVLVASGRLALSVYSAIERTPARILAQERQTRSALNISLLRRRSCAP from the coding sequence GTGCTCTTGGTCTTCCATTTCCCGGACGCCTCCTTCGATGTCGTCCTCTGCCAACTCGGACTCCAGTTCTTCCCGGACCGGTTGCGAGCCCTTCGCGAGATGAGGCGGGTACTGGTGGCCTCCGGTCGGCTTGCCCTCAGCGTCTACAGTGCCATCGAGCGCACGCCTGCGCGCATCTTGGCGCAGGAGCGTCAAACACGAAGCGCGCTGAACATATCTTTGCTGAGGCGGAGGAGCTGCGCACCCTAG
- a CDS encoding VOC family protein — MLCSACRQGRLGIPVTVGAHHLTVFTRDMDRFIRFYEEVFDAETKFDLSEPGPGGGAVRHALIDLGGGFALHSFQMPEPTGYEDGSMQMGKRGHIDHLALNVDDEVRLQEVRRRLVKAGASDGTITDFGAIRLVTFRDPDGMEGEVARWTDSKRVLGFDERKREMWPDNNGEHPDIAKVRIGGELCRTAQSGRSTLLVDMDSLLVPDSSR, encoded by the coding sequence TTGCTATGTTCTGCATGTCGGCAAGGGAGGCTCGGTATTCCTGTAACCGTCGGTGCACACCATCTCACGGTGTTCACACGCGACATGGACCGTTTCATTCGCTTCTACGAAGAAGTCTTCGATGCAGAGACCAAGTTCGATCTCTCCGAGCCCGGTCCCGGTGGCGGCGCTGTTCGTCACGCGCTTATCGACCTTGGAGGAGGCTTCGCCCTCCATTCATTCCAAATGCCGGAACCAACGGGGTATGAAGACGGCTCGATGCAGATGGGGAAGAGAGGCCACATAGATCATCTCGCGCTGAACGTAGACGATGAAGTGCGGTTACAAGAAGTCAGACGACGTCTGGTGAAGGCTGGCGCGTCGGATGGGACCATTACGGATTTCGGCGCCATCCGCCTCGTTACCTTCAGGGATCCGGATGGAATGGAGGGCGAGGTCGCACGGTGGACCGATAGCAAACGCGTCCTCGGCTTTGATGAACGCAAGCGGGAGATGTGGCCAGATAACAATGGTGAGCATCCAGATATCGCGAAGGTCCGCATCGGGGGGGAACTTTGCCGTACGGCACAGAGTGGACGGTCGACATTGCTCGTGGACATGGACAGCCTCCTCGTCCCGGATTCGTCAAGATAA
- a CDS encoding alpha-ketoacid dehydrogenase subunit beta yields MTTRRMTYREAVREALRESLTRDKRVFLMGEDVNRYGGAYACSLGLPAEFGDERIRDAPLSESAFVGAGIGAALGGMRPIVEIMTINFSLLALDQIVNSAATLRHMSGGQFSVPIVIRMATGAGRQLAAQHSHSLEGWYGHIPGIRVLAPATVADARGMLWPALMNPDPVVIMEHATLYNEEDELPTEGDMSVDIGKAAKRREGADATVIAHSACVKKALDAADMLASEGINCEVIDLRILRPLDDETIIASVRKTHRAIIVDEAWRSGSLAAEISSRITEQAFYDLDAPVARVCGAEVPIPYPRHLELAALPQPQSIAAAVRKAMRR; encoded by the coding sequence ATGACCACACGCCGCATGACCTATCGCGAAGCCGTGCGGGAAGCGCTGCGAGAGTCCCTCACCAGGGACAAGCGCGTCTTTCTCATGGGCGAGGACGTCAACCGCTATGGCGGCGCCTATGCCTGTTCGCTCGGTCTGCCCGCCGAGTTCGGCGACGAGCGCATTCGCGATGCGCCGCTCTCGGAATCCGCTTTCGTCGGCGCTGGTATCGGAGCCGCTCTCGGTGGCATGCGCCCGATCGTGGAAATCATGACGATCAATTTCAGCCTGCTGGCGCTCGACCAGATCGTCAACAGCGCCGCGACGCTCCGGCATATGTCGGGCGGACAATTCTCGGTGCCGATCGTCATCCGCATGGCGACGGGTGCCGGACGCCAGCTTGCGGCGCAGCACTCGCATAGCCTGGAGGGCTGGTACGGCCACATTCCCGGCATCCGGGTTCTGGCGCCGGCGACCGTCGCCGACGCGCGCGGCATGCTCTGGCCCGCCCTGATGAATCCCGATCCCGTGGTCATCATGGAACATGCGACGCTCTACAATGAAGAAGACGAACTCCCGACCGAAGGTGACATGTCCGTCGATATCGGCAAGGCGGCGAAGCGACGCGAGGGCGCCGATGCGACCGTGATCGCCCACAGCGCCTGCGTCAAGAAAGCACTGGACGCCGCGGACATGCTCGCCAGCGAAGGCATTAATTGCGAGGTGATCGACCTTAGAATCCTGCGTCCGCTCGATGATGAGACAATCATCGCCTCGGTCAGGAAGACGCATCGCGCCATCATCGTCGACGAAGCCTGGCGCAGCGGCAGTCTTGCGGCGGAGATTTCCAGCCGCATCACAGAGCAGGCCTTCTACGATCTCGATGCCCCGGTGGCGCGGGTCTGCGGCGCAGAGGTGCCGATCCCCTATCCGAGGCATCTCGAACTCGCGGCGCTTCCTCAGCCGCAGTCGATCGCCGCTGCCGTCAGAAAGGCGATGCGACGATGA
- the pdhA gene encoding pyruvate dehydrogenase (acetyl-transferring) E1 component subunit alpha has product MRNIADDRVHLTREHAFELLRQMTRIRRFEEKCAELYTQEKIRGFLHLYIGEEANAVGVISTLSEDEAIVATYREHGHALVRGLPMNEVMAEMFGKAAGSSRGRGGSMHIFSARHRFFGGNAIVAGGLPLAVGLALADKMVGIERATCCFFGEGAAAEGEFHESLNLAALWHLPVLFVCENNLYAMGTALARSQSNPSISERAAVYGIESEAVDGMNVVDVEAAARRAVHAVRRGEGPRFIEAMTYRFRAHSMFDPDLYREKAEIEEWKKRDPIMLFADWALSAGILHQDDRQEIEAGVAQEIDAAVAFAEAADWEPVEDLVKDVISPPETVP; this is encoded by the coding sequence ATGAGGAACATAGCTGATGATCGCGTCCACCTGACCCGCGAGCATGCCTTCGAGCTGTTGCGCCAGATGACGCGCATCCGCCGTTTCGAGGAAAAGTGCGCCGAGCTCTATACGCAGGAGAAAATCCGGGGCTTCTTGCACCTCTACATCGGCGAGGAGGCAAATGCCGTCGGTGTGATCTCTACGCTTTCGGAAGACGAGGCCATCGTCGCAACCTATCGGGAGCATGGCCATGCCCTGGTGCGCGGCCTTCCGATGAACGAAGTGATGGCCGAAATGTTCGGAAAGGCGGCCGGCTCCAGCCGCGGCCGCGGCGGTTCCATGCATATCTTCTCCGCGCGCCACCGCTTTTTCGGCGGCAACGCGATTGTCGCAGGCGGGCTGCCGCTCGCCGTCGGCCTCGCACTCGCCGACAAGATGGTGGGAATCGAACGGGCGACCTGCTGCTTTTTCGGGGAGGGAGCGGCCGCGGAAGGCGAATTCCACGAGTCGCTGAACCTCGCAGCCCTTTGGCACCTACCGGTGCTCTTCGTCTGCGAGAACAATCTCTATGCCATGGGCACGGCCCTTGCCCGGTCGCAATCCAACCCTTCCATCAGCGAACGCGCCGCCGTCTACGGTATTGAATCGGAAGCGGTCGACGGGATGAATGTCGTGGATGTCGAAGCGGCGGCGCGCCGCGCCGTTCATGCTGTTCGCCGGGGCGAGGGTCCGCGCTTCATCGAAGCCATGACCTATCGCTTCCGCGCGCACTCGATGTTTGATCCAGATCTCTATCGCGAGAAGGCGGAGATCGAGGAATGGAAGAAGCGGGATCCAATCATGCTGTTCGCTGACTGGGCCTTGTCCGCCGGTATCCTTCACCAGGACGACCGACAGGAGATCGAGGCGGGTGTCGCGCAGGAAATCGACGCTGCCGTCGCTTTCGCCGAAGCGGCGGATTGGGAGCCGGTCGAGGACCTTGTGAAAGACGTCATCTCGCCGCCGGAGACCGTGCCATGA
- the acsA gene encoding acetate--CoA ligase, whose amino-acid sequence MAAGIDIGSDKQRSSPNLADYDAVRHGFVWPTPEETFGRRVDAPGCFNIGYEATDHHVAAGRGRRIAVRSIAAEGLATTLTYARLAEDSARFANALADLGIVPGERVFTLLGRVPALYIAALGTWKRGAVFSPLFSAFGPEPIRARMQIAEARALVTTARLFERKVKPVLGDLPSLKTIILVGGGDGGVDFDLALAGQPNTCDIAPTRANDLAVIHFTSGTTGRPKGAMHVHGAAVAHKLTAAYALDLKPDDIFWCTADPGWVTGTSYGIIAPLLIGSTLISDEEEFDAERWYVNLEREQVTVWYTAPTAVRMLMKAGNDLPQRYDLSRLRLIASVGEPLNPQAVIWGRDVLKRPIHDNWWQTETGGIMISNFLSMPIRPGSMGRPVPGIEAAVVRRETSGAVTFVETPGEQGELALKAGWPSMFTGYLHEEERYKKCFVDGWYLTGDLVKRDTDGYYWFVGRADDVIKSAGHLIGPFEVESALLEHPAVAEAGVIGIPDPVAMEVVKAFVALRPGYTPDETLHKNLLAHARKRLGPAVAPRYIDFCGSLPKTRSGKVMRRLLKARELGLPEGDTSTLEVEK is encoded by the coding sequence ATGGCAGCGGGTATCGACATCGGGAGTGACAAACAGCGGTCGTCGCCGAACCTTGCTGACTATGACGCAGTCCGGCATGGCTTTGTCTGGCCCACGCCGGAGGAGACTTTCGGTCGCCGCGTTGACGCGCCCGGCTGCTTCAATATCGGCTACGAAGCGACCGATCACCATGTTGCCGCTGGACGTGGCCGGCGTATTGCCGTGCGCTCGATCGCTGCGGAAGGTCTGGCGACGACATTGACGTATGCAAGGCTTGCGGAAGACAGTGCCCGTTTTGCCAATGCGCTCGCCGATCTGGGGATTGTGCCGGGCGAACGCGTCTTCACCCTTCTCGGTCGCGTGCCGGCACTTTACATCGCTGCCCTCGGAACCTGGAAAAGAGGTGCCGTGTTCAGTCCCCTTTTCTCCGCCTTCGGCCCGGAGCCGATCAGGGCGCGCATGCAGATAGCGGAAGCGAGGGCGCTTGTTACCACTGCGCGACTGTTCGAGCGTAAGGTGAAGCCGGTACTTGGTGACCTGCCGAGCCTGAAGACGATCATCCTGGTCGGCGGCGGCGATGGTGGGGTGGATTTCGATTTGGCGCTCGCCGGACAGCCGAACACTTGCGACATCGCCCCAACCCGTGCAAATGATCTCGCAGTCATCCATTTCACCAGCGGCACCACGGGGCGGCCGAAGGGAGCAATGCACGTGCACGGCGCGGCCGTCGCCCACAAGCTGACGGCGGCCTACGCGCTGGACCTGAAACCGGACGACATCTTTTGGTGCACCGCCGACCCCGGCTGGGTGACGGGCACCTCCTACGGCATCATTGCGCCGCTCCTGATCGGCTCTACGCTCATCTCAGACGAGGAGGAATTCGACGCTGAAAGATGGTACGTCAATCTCGAGCGTGAGCAGGTGACCGTCTGGTACACCGCCCCCACGGCGGTCCGCATGCTCATGAAAGCCGGCAACGACCTACCGCAGCGGTACGACCTCAGCCGCCTACGCCTGATCGCCAGCGTCGGCGAGCCGCTCAACCCCCAAGCGGTGATCTGGGGGCGCGATGTCCTGAAGCGGCCGATCCACGACAACTGGTGGCAGACCGAGACGGGCGGCATCATGATCTCCAATTTTCTGTCGATGCCGATCAGGCCGGGCTCCATGGGTCGGCCGGTTCCAGGAATTGAAGCGGCTGTGGTGAGGCGTGAGACCTCCGGTGCCGTGACTTTTGTCGAAACGCCGGGCGAGCAGGGTGAACTGGCGCTGAAGGCGGGATGGCCGTCGATGTTCACCGGCTACCTTCATGAGGAGGAACGCTATAAAAAGTGCTTCGTCGATGGCTGGTATCTCACGGGCGATCTCGTTAAGCGCGACACCGACGGCTATTACTGGTTCGTCGGTCGCGCGGACGACGTCATAAAGTCCGCCGGACATCTGATCGGCCCTTTCGAGGTCGAAAGTGCTTTGCTGGAGCATCCCGCCGTGGCCGAGGCCGGCGTGATCGGCATTCCGGATCCGGTTGCGATGGAGGTGGTCAAGGCGTTCGTGGCGCTTCGCCCCGGCTACACGCCCGACGAAACCTTGCACAAGAATCTGCTCGCCCATGCCCGCAAGCGGCTCGGGCCTGCCGTCGCGCCCCGCTATATCGACTTCTGCGGCAGCCTTCCGAAGACCCGGTCCGGAAAGGTGATGCGGCGGCTCCTGAAGGCTCGTGAGCTCGGCCTGCCTGAAGGCGACACCTCGACGCTTGAGGTGGAGAAATGA
- a CDS encoding dihydrolipoamide acetyltransferase family protein: MIEFKMPSLGADMEAATLVEWFKAPGDRVERGDIIALVETQKGAIEIEVFNEGIIGEQRIQPGRKVPVGTVLATIVGPAEEEASIPAVKTTKPVEPRPQERLTRAEEAPAPATPPSLRITPAARRRAAALGISPESLAPGSDGIIGLAQVPTGPERAHRRGAGLDLDEMRKAIGAAMVRSHRDIPHYWVMHAIDATPLFEWLETQNAIRPMERRLLYIAPLMKAVALALKQVPELNGHYKDGVFRPSPAVHMGLATALRGGGLIAPAIRDADSRTVDELMDVIAELVPRARLGRLRSSEMTDGTVTLSNLGEGNADSVFPLIYPNQVAIVGCGTACPRPWVVGNAVAIRQVIQVTLAGDHRVSHGRHAAQFLTRLSELLAHPEGL; encoded by the coding sequence ATGATCGAGTTCAAGATGCCGTCGCTTGGCGCCGATATGGAAGCCGCAACACTGGTCGAATGGTTCAAAGCGCCGGGCGATCGCGTCGAACGGGGCGACATCATCGCGCTCGTCGAGACGCAGAAGGGCGCGATCGAGATCGAGGTCTTCAATGAGGGCATCATCGGCGAGCAGCGGATTCAGCCGGGACGAAAGGTTCCTGTCGGCACCGTGCTTGCAACGATCGTTGGCCCCGCGGAAGAGGAAGCATCTATTCCCGCCGTGAAGACGACCAAGCCGGTCGAACCGAGACCACAAGAGCGACTCACGAGAGCTGAAGAGGCGCCGGCCCCGGCAACACCGCCTTCCTTGCGGATCACGCCCGCCGCACGTCGGCGAGCCGCCGCCCTCGGCATATCGCCAGAGAGCTTGGCCCCCGGGTCTGACGGCATCATCGGACTTGCACAGGTGCCCACGGGTCCTGAACGAGCGCACCGCCGTGGGGCAGGCCTCGACCTCGACGAGATGCGCAAGGCGATCGGTGCTGCCATGGTCCGCTCCCACCGCGATATTCCGCATTACTGGGTCATGCACGCGATCGACGCCACCCCGCTCTTCGAATGGCTCGAGACACAGAACGCCATTCGTCCGATGGAAAGACGGCTCCTTTACATCGCACCGCTGATGAAGGCAGTGGCACTGGCGCTGAAGCAAGTGCCGGAGCTTAATGGTCATTATAAGGATGGCGTCTTCCGGCCGTCGCCAGCTGTGCATATGGGGCTTGCGACCGCGTTGCGCGGCGGCGGGCTGATCGCACCGGCGATCCGCGACGCCGATTCAAGAACCGTCGACGAACTGATGGACGTGATCGCCGAGCTTGTGCCTCGGGCTCGGCTCGGCCGGCTGCGCAGCTCCGAGATGACCGACGGCACGGTCACCCTGAGCAATCTCGGCGAAGGTAATGCCGACAGTGTCTTTCCGCTCATCTACCCGAACCAGGTGGCGATTGTCGGCTGCGGGACAGCATGCCCTCGCCCCTGGGTCGTCGGCAATGCCGTAGCCATTCGCCAAGTAATCCAGGTGACGCTCGCCGGCGATCACAGAGTGAGCCACGGTCGGCATGCGGCTCAGTTCCTCACCCGCCTGTCCGAACTCCTTGCACATCCGGAGGGTCTATGA
- a CDS encoding dienelactone hydrolase family protein: MTSGTAQTTINRSEVIDIEIAPHGLPGRLRLPPNPRGVIVFAHGSGSSRNSARNVYVAEALREQGFATVVFDLLSEEEAENRANVFDIPLLAERTVSACKWASTANWTRGLPIGLFGASTGAAAALQAAAELGDQVSALVSRGGRPDLAGALEEVRMPTLLIVGGSDRDILGLNRAALAMLAGSKKLQIVPGASHLFSEPGALDAVAAAAAEWFGHYCRQREVEQERR, translated from the coding sequence ATGACATCCGGCACTGCGCAGACAACAATCAACAGATCCGAAGTCATCGATATCGAGATCGCGCCGCACGGCTTGCCGGGTCGCCTTCGCCTTCCGCCAAACCCGCGCGGAGTCATCGTTTTCGCTCATGGCAGTGGTTCCAGCCGCAACAGCGCGCGCAACGTTTATGTTGCGGAAGCGTTGCGGGAGCAGGGGTTTGCAACCGTGGTTTTCGACCTCCTCAGTGAAGAGGAAGCTGAAAATCGCGCCAATGTTTTCGATATCCCGCTTCTGGCCGAGAGGACGGTTAGTGCATGCAAGTGGGCCTCGACTGCCAATTGGACTCGAGGGCTGCCAATCGGTCTTTTCGGCGCGAGCACCGGCGCAGCTGCGGCTCTTCAAGCGGCGGCCGAGCTCGGCGACCAGGTGTCTGCACTGGTCTCGCGAGGCGGTCGCCCGGACCTCGCGGGGGCGCTCGAAGAGGTCAGGATGCCGACGCTCCTAATCGTGGGGGGATCGGATCGTGACATTCTCGGGTTGAACCGGGCAGCCTTGGCGATGCTTGCCGGTTCCAAGAAGCTGCAGATTGTTCCGGGCGCCTCCCACCTGTTCTCGGAACCGGGAGCGCTCGATGCGGTGGCCGCCGCCGCAGCGGAGTGGTTCGGTCACTACTGCCGTCAGCGCGAAGTCGAACAGGAACGGAGATAG
- a CDS encoding chaperone modulator CbpM, whose translation MRHSEFCERLSIEHSTLSIWMEQGWVVPAKNDGRGEFHDADVARGLLILDLSETMGVNHEGIDVIMALVDQVHGLRSKLQALTDAIRDQDEQVQRQILQSLERSS comes from the coding sequence ATGAGACATTCGGAGTTTTGCGAACGACTTAGCATCGAGCACTCAACGCTCAGCATATGGATGGAACAGGGCTGGGTCGTCCCGGCCAAAAACGATGGACGGGGAGAGTTTCATGACGCCGACGTGGCGCGTGGTCTCTTGATCCTCGATCTCAGCGAAACCATGGGGGTCAACCACGAGGGTATCGACGTCATCATGGCACTCGTTGATCAGGTCCACGGTCTGCGCTCCAAGCTACAAGCGTTGACGGATGCGATACGAGACCAGGATGAGCAAGTTCAGCGGCAGATTCTCCAAAGCCTTGAACGAAGCAGTTGA
- a CDS encoding DUF2267 domain-containing protein: MASGHPSFDHTIQEGNMWLKAVAERLHFEGRRHAYSALRATLHAMRDRLAPEDAVHLGAQFPMVIRGLYFEGWRLAGKPTDEHSIDEFCERIARELPPQFGMDAKTVATGVFDVIFKELDPGAVAKVIDQLPVPLRSLWPQGARRD; this comes from the coding sequence ATGGCAAGCGGACATCCGAGCTTCGATCATACGATCCAGGAAGGCAATATGTGGCTGAAGGCAGTGGCTGAACGCCTGCATTTCGAAGGACGGCGACACGCTTACAGCGCGCTCAGGGCTACGCTTCACGCGATGCGCGACAGGCTGGCCCCGGAGGATGCCGTCCATCTCGGCGCGCAGTTCCCGATGGTCATTCGTGGACTCTATTTCGAAGGCTGGCGACTGGCGGGAAAGCCGACGGACGAGCACTCCATTGACGAATTTTGCGAGCGTATAGCCCGGGAGCTTCCTCCTCAGTTCGGGATGGATGCCAAAACCGTCGCGACGGGCGTTTTCGATGTGATCTTCAAGGAACTCGACCCCGGCGCGGTTGCAAAGGTGATCGATCAACTGCCAGTGCCCTTGAGGAGCCTGTGGCCGCAAGGCGCGCGACGTGATTAA
- a CDS encoding acyl carrier protein codes for MTDAELSDLVARSLYAVAPDVEGEPIDPNKSFRAQFEIDSMDFLNFVIGLHKATGVEILEQDYPDLQTLSGAVAFLRQRLP; via the coding sequence ATGACCGATGCCGAGCTCTCCGACCTCGTGGCGAGGTCCCTCTATGCAGTTGCTCCGGATGTCGAAGGCGAGCCCATAGATCCGAACAAGTCGTTTCGTGCGCAATTCGAGATCGACTCGATGGACTTCCTGAACTTCGTCATCGGTCTGCACAAGGCGACAGGCGTCGAGATCCTCGAACAGGATTATCCGGACCTGCAAACGCTTTCGGGCGCGGTGGCCTTTCTGCGTCAGAGGCTGCCGTGA
- a CDS encoding DUF3775 domain-containing protein, with protein sequence MLTVLNLSQVRFIALLAKAARTESDALLGNVPEEDFAEPKPSRGDHDTLASLGLEDLPVGTSQRDFLKAAINRLPGAALYELYALMRVGQGNLSAKTFERGLSDAESRDIAELVAMIVENPDLHDQLVKALYECRLES encoded by the coding sequence ATGTTGACGGTCTTGAACCTTTCCCAGGTGCGCTTCATCGCCCTGCTGGCCAAAGCCGCTCGCACAGAGAGTGACGCGCTGCTTGGCAACGTCCCCGAGGAGGATTTCGCTGAGCCAAAGCCGTCGCGCGGCGACCACGACACATTGGCGAGCCTCGGCCTGGAGGACCTTCCCGTTGGTACGTCGCAACGCGATTTTCTCAAGGCTGCGATCAACCGGCTTCCGGGGGCGGCGCTCTATGAGCTCTACGCGCTGATGCGCGTCGGGCAGGGGAACCTCTCGGCGAAGACCTTCGAGCGCGGCCTGTCGGATGCTGAATCGCGCGACATCGCCGAATTGGTCGCAATGATCGTGGAAAATCCGGATCTGCATGATCAGCTCGTCAAGGCCCTCTATGAATGCCGTCTCGAAAGCTGA
- a CDS encoding DnaJ C-terminal domain-containing protein codes for MANDPYETLGVAKNATQKEIQSAYRKLAKKLHPDLNPGDKNAEDRFKEASAAYALLGDEEKRARFDKGEIDATGAEQAARNYYKEYAATPGADTRYQSTSGFSDFGEADDIFSSFFSRRGHGQTHARGRDLHFAMEVDFLEAVNGAKKQITLPDRTTLDLQIPPGTQDGQPLRLRGKGEPGPGGGPAGDALIEVHVRPHPIFTRDGDDIRIEMPISLREAILGGKVLVPTISGNVTLTLPPNSSTGKTLRLKGKGVTKRGGGSGDQYITVKVILPDPADPDLAAFATSWSAGEAQNPRRAWGG; via the coding sequence ATGGCCAACGATCCGTACGAAACCCTCGGGGTGGCAAAGAACGCGACTCAAAAAGAGATTCAGAGCGCCTATCGCAAGCTTGCGAAGAAACTCCATCCTGACCTGAATCCTGGCGACAAGAACGCGGAGGACCGGTTCAAGGAGGCGTCCGCGGCCTATGCGTTGCTGGGCGACGAGGAGAAGCGCGCACGCTTCGACAAAGGCGAAATAGATGCGACCGGGGCAGAGCAGGCCGCTCGAAACTACTACAAGGAGTATGCAGCGACTCCGGGTGCTGACACGCGCTACCAAAGTACGAGCGGCTTCTCGGATTTTGGCGAGGCCGACGACATTTTTTCGAGCTTCTTTTCGCGAAGAGGCCATGGGCAAACGCATGCGCGCGGAAGAGATCTTCATTTCGCCATGGAGGTAGATTTCCTTGAAGCAGTCAACGGCGCGAAGAAGCAGATCACGCTGCCGGACAGAACCACGCTTGACCTGCAGATCCCTCCAGGCACTCAGGACGGGCAGCCACTTCGGCTTCGAGGTAAAGGCGAACCTGGCCCCGGCGGCGGGCCGGCTGGTGACGCCTTGATTGAAGTTCACGTACGGCCTCACCCGATCTTCACCCGCGATGGTGACGACATCCGGATTGAGATGCCCATCTCCCTTCGTGAAGCGATCCTCGGGGGAAAGGTGTTGGTCCCAACGATATCTGGCAATGTGACACTGACGCTGCCGCCCAATTCGAGCACCGGGAAAACGCTGCGCTTAAAGGGCAAGGGGGTCACCAAGCGGGGCGGCGGCAGCGGCGACCAGTACATTACCGTCAAGGTCATTCTTCCCGATCCCGCAGACCCTGACCTTGCAGCATTCGCCACATCATGGTCGGCGGGAGAGGCCCAAAATCCTCGCAGAGCTTGGGGAGGTTGA